In Carassius auratus strain Wakin linkage group LG30F, ASM336829v1, whole genome shotgun sequence, the DNA window TCCGCTGTTTTCAAACACATCTCAGATTATTCATATCTTTCTGTAGACATGCAATTCTTCAAAATAATGCCGTTTGTAATGTAAGTGCTCTCTTCTGAACTGCAATGTAAATTGGAAATGATATTCCGCTTAAACACAAGCACAATATCTTCATATTTGCAATATCCAGAGGGCTGGATCTCAAATGAGCAGAAACTCCAGTATGATGATGAGGGATACAGAATACAGTCCTAAAGCCCCATAGCTGTCAGCATGAATGACAGAGTGTGAAGATAGGGAAATTACCTCAATAAAATATTGCTTTTATTCATTAAGAGGAACTCCTCCGTGACTTGCCATGATTCATACATCCTTAACAGATTCCGCTGGCACATCTCTGTTCATTTTACATATGGTGATGGCTTTCTTTTTATAATCATACACTGCTTGCTTATTCTTGGCAGGCTACCCCGGTGACCATTGCAAATGCAGTCAATAAGGCCTGATACAGTTatgcatatcaaatatgatattcattgggtttttatttatttctcaatctcaatctggCTTGGAAATATCTCTTATGATCAATGTCAGAAACAGTTTTGAAagcagaattatttgatgaatatgaagttaattataatttcttttatcaattaaatgcacccttgctgaataaaagtatatctCTTTTAAGTAGTACTGTAAATCTCCGGGGTTTCTCAAGATTATTGCCATGACAAATAAGTGTACATTCATATTTTAAGGTTGGTAGACATGGTAGGACACTAACTAAAGCTCAGAACTGGACATTTGCAGGTTTAATCCCCTCGAGGAGTAAAATATGTATTATCACCACTGCATGCTTGAGCAAGACATTTCACCTCAGGTTACTCCAGAGGGACTGTCTTTCTAACAATAAGTACTTAAAGTTTCAGCTAAATCCGTGGCTCTGAACTGGTTTTAGATCAAGGACATCATTATTTTGCTGTATAAAGACTGGTCAGAATCCTGGGTGCTGCTATTGCCGAGAACACGGGAATGAAGTCACTCAATCTGGCTTGGAACTGCATTTGAGGAAAAGGAGCCATTACATTTGCTAAAGGCCTGGAGGTATAAGAGGAAAATAAAGTTCCTTTGCCAGAGTCATTCACTCATGTAGAAACTTACTTTGGCCTAACATCAATTGATAAAGTAAGAATTTAACAacctaaatatgataaaatactgTTTGGTACAGCATCCACAGTAAAAGTGGTCTTATCATGAGGAATCAAAATTCACTGATAAAATCCTGATGCAAACAAATTATACATAGGCCTcagtgtgaaataaaaataaataatatgtctCTTtaatatatacaggtccttctaaaaaaattagcatattgtgataaaagttcattattttccataatgtaatgataaaaattaaactttcatacattttcagcagatatattttttagattcactacacaccaactgaaatatttcaggttttttattttttttaatactgatgattttggcatacaactcatgaaaacccaaaattcctatctcaaaaaattagcatatcatgaaaaggttctctaaacgagctattaatctaatcatctgaatcaactaattaactctaaacacctgcaaaagattcctgaggcttttaaaaactcccagcctggttcattactcaaaaccgcaatcatgggtaagactgccgacttgactgctgtccagaaggccatcattgacaccctcaagcgagagggtaagacacagaaagaaatttctgaacgaataggctgttcccagagtgctgtatcaaggcacctcagtgggaagtctgtgggaaggaaaaagtgtggcaaaaaacgctgcacaacgagaagaggtgaccggaccctgaggaagattgtggagaaggaccgattccagaccttggaggacctgcggaagcagtggactgagtctggagtagaaacatccagagccaccgtgcacaggcgtgtgcaggaaatgggctacagagaagcagcactggactgttgctcagtggtccaaagtacttttttcggatgaaagcaaattttgcatgtcattcggaaatcaaggtgccagagtctggaggaagactggggagaaggaaatgccaaaatgcctgaagtccagtgtcaagtacccacagtcagtgatggtctggggtgccatgtcacctgctggtgttggtccactgtgttttatcaagggcagggtcaatgcagctagctatcaggagattttggagcacttcatgcttccatctgctgaaaagctttatggagatgaagatttcgtttttcagcacgacctggcacctgctcacagtgccaaaaccactggtaaatggtttactgaccatggtattactgtgctcaattggcctgccaactctcctgacctgaaccccatagaaaatctgtggaatattgtgaagagaaagttgagagacgcaagacccaacactctggatgagcttaaggccgctatcgaagcatcctgggcctccataacacctcagcagtgccacaggctgattgcctccatgccacgccgcattgaagcagtcatttctgcaaaaggattcccgaccaagtattgagtgcataactgaacatacatatttgaaggttgactttttttgtattaaaaacacttttcttttattggtcggatgaaatatgctaattttttgagataggaattttgggttttcatgagctgtatgccaaaatcatcagtattaaaacaataaaagacctgaaatatttcagttggggagcaatgaatctaaaatatatgaaagttaaatttgtatcattacattatggaaaataatgaacttatatttacaatatgttaattttttttagaaggacctgtatatatatatacagtcttgttcaaaataatagcagtacaatgtgactaaccagaataatcaaggtttttagtatattttttattgctacgtggcaaacaagttaccagtaggttcagtagattgtcagaaaacaaacaagacccagcattcatgatatgcacgctcttaaggctgtgcaattgggcaattagttgaaaggggtgtgttcaaaaaaatagcagtgtctacctttgactctacaaactcaaaactattttgtacaaacattttttttttctgggatttagcaatcctgtgaatcactaaactaatatttagttgtatgaccacagttttttaaaattgcttgacatctgtgtggcatggagtcaaccaacttgtggcacctctcagctgttattccactccatgattctttaacaacattccacaattcattcacatttcttggttttgcttcagaaacagcatttttgatatcaccccacaagttctcaattggattaaggtctggagattgggctggccactccataacattaattttgttggtttggaaccaagactttgcccgtttactagtgtgttttgggtcattgtcttgttgaaacaaccatttcaagggcatgtcctcttcagcatagggcaacatgacctcttcaagtattttaacatatgcaaactgatccatgatccctggtatgcgataaataggcccaacaccatagtaggagaaacatgcccatatcatgatgcttgcacctccatgcttcactgtcttcactgtgtactgtggcttgaattcagagtttgggggtcgtctcacaaactgcctgtggcccttggacccaaaaagaacaattttactctcatcagtccacaaaatgttcctccatttctctttaggccagttgatgtgttctttggcaaattgtaacctcttctgcacatgccttttttttaacagagggactttgcgggggattcttgaaaatagattagcttcacacagacgtcttctaactgtcacagtacttacaggtaactccagactgtctttgatcatcctggaggtgatcattggctgagcctttgccattctggttattcttctatccattttgatggttgtcttccgttttcttccacgtctctctggttttgctctccattttaaggcattggagatcattttagctgaacagcctatcattttttgcacctctttataggttttcccctctctaatcaactttttaatcaaagtacgctgttcttctgaacaatgtcttgaacgacccattttcctcagctttcaaatgcatgttcaacaagtgttggcttcatccttaaataggggccacctgattcacacctgtttcttcacaaaattgatgacctcagtgattgaatgccacactgctatttttttgaacacacccctttcaactaattgcccaattgcacagccttaagagcgtgcatatcatgaatgctgggtcttgtttgttttctgagaatctactgaacctactggtaacttgtttgccacgtagcaataaaaaatatactaaaaaccttgattattctggttagtcacattgtactgctattattttgaacaagactgtatatatatatatatatatatatatatatatatatatatatatatatatatatatatatgtgtgtgtgtgtgtgttctaaagcacttaaaatctgagaaaaaaatgttattgtaGTCATTCTACTGAATTTGATTTTGAAGGGAAATATGTTCTTGTGGACCCTGGATTTGCTGTTTAATGGCCTGGGCAAAGAAGGAGGAAGCACTGGAGGTGCTGAACATCAGGTACTGTTGTCACAATATATGTTATACTGTAACTGTATTTATAGAAAGCAGGATATGCATCATCTATGAGTCAATGTTCTGAAGGCTCACCTCACCTATTCTTTTCTGCGTGTACACAGTCCTTgatttattgctgtaattatgAGATGGTAGACAGCTGAAATTGTTCAACATTTGTCTGCTAAATTAGTTTGAATGTTCACAATGCACAGTTATTCATGATTTATCTGCAGTGGTGAAATCAACAAACACCAGTCTTTGCAAACAGTCGATTATCTGACAGCTAGAATAAAAGTACCTCAAATACTtgcttaaaatactttttttttagttgcttACCACTCCAAAGAGCCATCCATTTTGCATTGGACCTCAAAGTGAACGCGACTCTACGAATTCTAAAGTTCTAAAGATTAGAATAGTAACAGCAGGGCATTATTGAAGCAAGCATGGCTTTTAAGCTTAGACTTTCAAGTTTGCGTCACAAGAGATTTATGGTGTTTCTATTTTTGTTCTGACtaattttgttggttttcagTATGATCCAGATGTCTAGGAACCCAATGCTGTCAGCGGGATGCTTCgccattttaaaatcagttcaAGCAAACCCAGAAACTGCAGTAGAGGTCTTAGACTTCTCTGTGAGTGAATCTTTCCCATTCACGTCTCATATTTTCTTTTCCCTACTGGTTTTTGCGTATCTCTAACCTCAGTTTCTCATAGGATATTTGCGTGGACCAAGAATTTGAAAACTTATTTGAAAGCACCAAAGAAAACCTCCCAAACCTCCAAAAGAAACATGGTTGAAAACTTAATGCAATGCTTAAAAAGAGCTGAGCTGAACACATTCTGGACAATCCAATTGTAATCGTGTAGGCTTGTAAAACTGCAAATGTATTTCTGAACTTGCATAATAAAACCGAGACTCTAAACTGATTTGAATCTCGCTCCACACTCCTCCACTTGGTAAATTGGATCAAGTCATGGTTGATGGATCATGGTTTCCGGCGTTAAGGGAACAACGGTTCGGTAGAATAATGTTTAGCAAAAGATTTGATGACATTAGTGACCATAGACTTTGAAATATTACTTACAAAATGGGTGGATGAGATGATGTGTGAAGCAAGCCGAATTGATCTAATTACTTTATACtacactaccgtttaaaagtttggggtagcTAAGATTTTTGATGTTTTCAAAAGAAGTCTCTaacgcatttatttgatcaccaaTCCAgtcaatattattacaatttacaataaccgttttctatttgagtatattttaaaatttaatgcaaagctgaattttctgcataaagtcttcagtgccacatgatccttcagaaatcattctaatatgatttaaaagaattaataaaaaaaaaaacattttgttaacagttgtgctgcttcatttttgtgCGGAAACAATGATATTCATAAAGTTCAGAAGTCAAAAGCCTTTATTTGAGATAGAAATctataaaagtattaatacatgttttaattcatttcacCTAAAACATATTTTTGGGGGGTTTATGCACCCTGTTGAGAAACCAGCTTTCAGATTCtgacattttaatttgttgtaaACCATGGTAtttgatgcagtttttttttttttttttggtccgttttcattatttttacttCCAAAACCCTCTAAAACTAGTCACCTAGCAAAACCGTCTTGTTTGAAAAGTTGATTTTCTTTGATTGGGCTTTAATTACATCAGCATTATCAACAGATAATCATCATGATTAATGAGTGTCTAAACTTCCTAAGGCGGATGACATGAAGCAGAAGTCCAACAGTTCACGTGCGTCAAACATTAACCGAAGAACTTATACTTTGCATTAACTCAGACAAACGCGTGTCGCAACTCCTGCAACTTCATATAGACGCGAATCTACAAACAACACGGAGACAATAATGGCGACAACACGGTGTCTGCATATGCTCAACAGACAGCAGCATTTCCTCAAAGAGGTGCATTCAACAACATGGCTGGCCAGGTAATGTGCATTTACTGAGAGGTGCGTCAGGCACCAGACAATTGCTAGGTAGAGTTAATCAGCAATGCTAGCCAAACTATAGATCTAGAGTCCATTGATGAATAATATGGACAGAATCTTGCTGTtcaaatttatgtaaatatataaggTAAAGTGCAGGCTTGATGTGCtgcataaaacacaaacaaacaaaaacctagctttaattttttttttttttttttttttattctattctatctacttatttttcttggtgtgtgtgtgtgtgtgtgtatatatatatatatatatatatatatatatatatatatacacacacacacaaatgtatatacatgtgtatataaacATATGCATATCTCATATGTCAAATTTTTCCTTTTCCTTACTGGTTTTGCATATCTCTAACCTCAGTTTCTGGTTGGATATTTGGAAATATGAGatacatgcatacagtatataatacGCTGCTACTTCTACAGCGTCAGGCAAACCGAGACTTGTCATTTGCACTTACATATTGCTGCTCTTGTTAGTTTTTACTGCTTCTATTGTgctcaattgtaagtcgctttggataaaagcgtctgctaaatgtaaatgtacataaaattgTCCTGTAGTGTGACAAGGTAATTATTAAAGTGCATAAATTCAGTTGCTCAGATTATCACCCACAATGCACAGGCTAGATTTTTCACATGAAATAACCTTTTCCTCTGACATTCCGATAATGGCTCCGTTTCTTTGTGCACTTAGTTTTAACTtgcaatacattttgtttttataaatctattataataaatctataattatacatttataaaaatcatgatgatgaatattttcatattatcatatctatatatatatataaacacacaagcTGATTAgtgtaaagttaatttatttattaattaatggtcTCCAATTTTAACCATAACAATTTACAGACTGACTGCTATTGCCTGTAAATAAAGCTGATGATCATAACTACAGGCTAATTTTTAGTAAAGAAATAttggcttatttaaaaaaaaataatactttataaaGCATCTTTACAGGGAGGAAATTTGTCCCCAAATTACAGTAAGCTCTTCACATAAActatgtaaattattaaatagaaTATAGATTTATTCAAAATAAGAAGTGTTATGttgcaagattcatttttaacaCCATATGCATTGCATGGGCAGGTGGGCTGTTAATCTATAAAAGTTGATATTAAGCCATTGGAACTGTATGCATAATTATTTAAGAGGAAATTTAGCATAGAGGAAATTTAGCATGTCACACTGCCGACCTTTGCTGACACTGCTTGAATTGTCACATCAACTCCTCATGAATTTCTATAATGCAGTGCATTGCAGCTTGTGATGCAtcacttatatatttattaaacactTGCTGAAACAGTTTTGCTTGTGAATCTTTAGAGGTTTTGCGAATAAAAGTGACAAAGGCTGGTTGAGTTCCATGTTTGCACACAAAGTGGATGCCAGGAAAGATGCCCACTCCAATCTGCTCTCCAAGAAAGAAACCAGCAACCTCTACAAGATTCAGTGTGAGCCAATCCATCTAAAACCTTCAAGGATGCGCTCAAATGTTTAGGCCTTGGGAGAAATTGTGCATGCATTATAGTTGATAGGAATTGCTAAAAATATCTGCATGCATGAATGATGTGCTTGCTTGTCGTTTTCCTCCAGAAAACAGCCTAAATTGTTTGTTTCATACTAATTGCTTTAATAAATCAGCCTGCAAAGTGTTTATTTGTGGAATTCTTTTGTTTTCAAGAGACCAGCTGTACAGTATGGAGAATGGTAATGAAAACTGGGTTTAGAAAAATGAGGGTGAtacttttactttttgtttttttctttcagttcacAATGTCAAGCCAGAGTGCATGGAAGCATACAATAAAATGTCGTAAGCACCCTTTTGATTTTGCAATTGCTGATTAAAGTGCAGTCTTGATTTCTGTATAACACTTGAAGGCCTGCAATGTCTAGATGTGTTGTACTCCGGTTCCTTGCTTGTCCTGTGTGATTGTGATTTATTGTCATTAGTATAGTACTGACATGTCCTGAAACAACTTCTTGTTTCAATAGCAAAGACGTCAACACAGTAATGCAAACTGCATGTTAAacaattttaagtttttttttttaggctattgactatataatttaatttgtgtgtgtgtggtttgtatttaaaacaaataaataaactaaattactcCTGCATTCTAAATCCCTCTCATTTTTAAATCACTCCCACTGTCTGTTTTAAGGGATGAGGTACAGAAAGAACTTCATCGTGATCCAGGTTATCCATGTGAAGTCATTGGAAGCTGGAACAACTGGTATGGTGAACAGGATCAAGCTGGTAAGTTGAAAAACAACTATTTTtgtctttataatgtttttgagaAAAGCCTCTTAGGCTCAAGTAAGATTGCTTTCATTTGCTCAGAAATACAGAAAGtgtttgaaatattattgcaatttcaaaCAACGGTTTTCTATTGGAATttgattttaatatgtaatttacttctgtgatgcaaagctgaattttcagcaacattactccagttttcagtgtcgcatgatcctttagaaatcattctgatatgatgctGAGTTATCCTACTAAATATTATTGTggagaacagaatttatttgaaacaaaaatcatttgtactttactgtcacttttgatcaatgtatgtgtctttgctgaaatataaatttgtctaaaaaaaaaaaccttactgaccccaaacatttgaaaagtaGTGTTGACATCCACAAATTGATGAAATTGTAAAGCACCACATCTGGTTGGTTTCAATATCTGTTCTCTGTAGTACAATAGTGACacatgctgttttgtgtttgcagTGCACCTCTGGAGGTATTCTGGTGGGTATCCTGCTCTAATAGAGTGTTTGCACAAACTCAACCGCAATACGGTATTTAACACGTCTCTTCAAATTTAGATGCAAGGATGTTGCCATTTGTGTATTGTGTCCCTTATCAAAATGTTTGTCTGTGCAGGCGTATCTTGCATTTCAAAAAGAGAGGAGTAAAATGTTGATCTCCCGACGCAACCAGCTTCTTCTGGAGTTTAGTTTCTGGAACGAACCTGTACCCAGAAGTGGCCCCAACATTTATGAACTGAGAACATACCAACTAGTAGTAAATACCATTTAATATACACCTACTCAGTCAGTAGAGCATGGGGGGGGGGGAGCATTATATCGCTTCCTTATCAGTGGattctttgcagtgaatgggtgccgtcagagagCTTCAACAGCTCATAAAAAAATCCATCCCCTCTTGTCCTATCCCATAAAAATCCATTTGTTTGAAAaggttttggactgttttttgcTTATAAGCATTTCTCTCCTGATAGAGGTGAAACAACTTTTTCACTTCAAATA includes these proteins:
- the LOC113068105 gene encoding protein NipSnap homolog 1-like, whose product is MATTRCLHMLNRQQHFLKEVHSTTWLARGFANKSDKGWLSSMFAHKVDARKDAHSNLLSKKETSNLYKIQFHNVKPECMEAYNKMSDEVQKELHRDPGYPCEVIGSWNNWYGEQDQAVHLWRYSGGYPALIECLHKLNRNTAYLAFQKERSKMLISRRNQLLLEFSFWNEPVPRSGPNIYELRTYQLVPGTMIEWGNHWARAIKYRQENNEAVGGFFTQIGELYVVHHLWAYKDLQSREKTRNAAWLKEGWDASVHYTMPLIQRMESRIMIPMEHSPLQ